One part of the Pecten maximus chromosome 9, xPecMax1.1, whole genome shotgun sequence genome encodes these proteins:
- the LOC117334186 gene encoding uncharacterized protein LOC117334186, protein MARTNQETPGSARTKTLTKGSNGSTPRRTRTPDSSNFGYLRQRLERRSVTRNPIQKLGEDDSFQAKTSPTLERLRMTPGRVFKDRQTLIMKHAEAKDKVDCLSVGGGVAMWPEMERMRLSRGDTVQIILVAITLFSTVIILFNYLHGAVMSNLLFYYGKLKTHHTSHPVTMTTQEQFNMSLISWHKDFTELLNEIHQRFDVSSVPLTYHIYICCYAAGLGTLMYYLYDSMFAKNKLSPKRIKKWVCLLTVIGTWTLALACLLVCAYLVETTIQINVHLVGEVLGDALTTNFDLTMLGHMLDYWKMRCLPPTTAGMLTILGVVAVKDVMYYLQYYSLPIITVLFTPVFKLIVSLYTIYNIKTH, encoded by the exons ATGGCCCGAACTAATCAGGAAACTCCAGGATCTGCCAGGACCAAGACACTAACTAAAGGGTCAAATGGCTCCACTCCTCGTAGGACCAGAACTCCTGACTCAAGCAATTTTGGATATCTTAGACAGAGACTTGAAAGAAGGAGTGTGACTAGAAATCCTATTCAAAAATTGGGAGAAGATGATAGCTTCCAAGCAAAGACAAGTCCTACATTGGAACGGTTGAGAATGACACCAg GGAGAGTGTTTAAAGATCGTCAGACCCTGATAATGAAGCATGCTGAAGCCAAGGACAAAGTGGACTGTCTCAGTGTAGGAGGGGGTGTGGCCATGTGGCCCGAGATGGAACGAATGAGGCTATCCCGTGGAGATACAGTTCAAATCATCCTTGTTGCAATTACGCTATTCAGCACTGTTATCATCTTGTTCAATTATCTTCATG GTGCTGTGATGTCCAACTTATTATTTTACTATGGGAAGCTGAAGACACACCACACTTCCCAtcctgttaccatgacaacacaggAACAGTTCAACATGAGCCTCATCAGCTGGCATAAAGACTTCACCGAGTTACTG AATGAAATCCACCAGCGATTTGATGTGAGCAGTGTACCCCTaacctaccatatatatatatgctgctATGCTGCAGGGCTCGGTACGCTGATGTATTATCTCTATGATAGCATGTTTGCCAAAAATAAACTTTCACCCAAAAGGATCAAGAAATG GGTGTGTCTGTTGACCGTGATTGGGACATGGACATTGGCCTTGGCTTGTCTGCTGGTTTGTGCCTACCTCGTGGAGACTACAATTCAGATCAATGTCCACCTTGTTGGTGAAGTACTG GGGGATGCCCTAACTACCAATTTTGATCTTACAATGCTTGGACACATGTTGGATTATTGGAAGATGCGATGTCTGCCCCCGACGACGGCAGGGATGTTGACTATCTTGGGGGTTGTGGCAGTAAAGGACGTTATGTATTATCTACAGTACTACAGTTTACCTATAATTACTGTTCTGTTTACACCTGTATTTAAACTTATCGTGTCTCTTTACACCATATACAACATCAAGACACACTGA